One Corynebacterium yudongzhengii DNA window includes the following coding sequences:
- a CDS encoding DUF3159 domain-containing protein — protein sequence MGGITGLIASTLPILVLVPINNYYGLTPALLAALGVAVVIFIWRAARKESLQPAFNALFGVVIGAVVAWLTGDARGYFLYGIWVSLLLFVVAMISIVVRWPLVGVVWKGLNGEDMSWRSVPAARRAYAVATAGWAVVFIARFIVQNALYNDEATGALAAARILMGWPLTGLVLILTIWMVRRANAAVDKNGAEAHEH from the coding sequence ATGGGCGGTATCACGGGGCTGATCGCCTCGACGCTGCCGATTCTCGTCCTCGTTCCCATCAATAACTATTACGGGCTCACGCCCGCGCTGCTGGCCGCCCTCGGCGTGGCCGTGGTGATCTTCATCTGGCGCGCCGCGCGCAAAGAGAGCCTACAGCCGGCCTTCAACGCCCTGTTCGGCGTGGTCATCGGCGCGGTGGTCGCGTGGCTGACCGGGGATGCCCGCGGCTACTTCCTCTACGGCATCTGGGTCTCGCTGCTGCTCTTCGTCGTCGCCATGATCTCGATCGTGGTGCGCTGGCCGTTAGTCGGCGTGGTGTGGAAGGGACTCAACGGCGAGGACATGAGCTGGCGCAGCGTTCCCGCCGCCCGCCGGGCCTACGCCGTGGCCACCGCAGGGTGGGCCGTGGTGTTCATCGCGCGTTTCATCGTGCAAAACGCCCTGTACAACGACGAAGCCACCGGCGCCCTCGCCGCCGCCCGCATCCTCATGGGGTGGCCGTTGACCGGCCTCGTGCTCATCCTGACCATCTGGATGGTGCGCCGCGCCAACGCCGCCGTCGACAAGAATGGAGCTGAGGCACATGAGCACTGA
- a CDS encoding DUF4190 domain-containing protein, whose amino-acid sequence MRNSLAVVALIVSIAAVLISATMVGVFFGLVLGVIGIVVSILALRRARHIGQQGTPRRTMSIIALVLSSVSTLVSGTLLGFVLYATQASNLGDCFDLPTHEEINECVDAEWERLF is encoded by the coding sequence ATGAGAAACTCGCTCGCCGTCGTCGCGCTCATCGTGTCCATCGCCGCGGTACTCATCTCCGCGACGATGGTCGGAGTGTTCTTCGGGCTGGTGCTCGGCGTCATCGGGATCGTGGTATCGATCCTCGCGCTGCGGCGGGCGCGCCACATCGGGCAGCAGGGAACGCCGCGGCGGACGATGTCGATCATCGCGCTGGTGCTCTCGTCCGTTTCCACCCTGGTCAGCGGCACCCTTTTAGGCTTCGTGCTCTACGCCACCCAGGCGTCGAATCTGGGTGACTGCTTTGATCTGCCCACGCACGAGGAGATCAACGAGTGCGTCGACGCCGAGTGGGAGAGGCTCTTTTAG
- a CDS encoding class I SAM-dependent RNA methyltransferase, whose protein sequence is MSTESQIFTVTRMAHGGEGIATAEDGRVVFVAGAYPGDQVRAELTKVKKRFARARTLEVLEAGRYRGEQTCPTAAHGAGCCDFGDVVPELEAELKAEVLTGQLSRLRGIEIPELSVRALKPHRGWRTRVRLGTDAKGRVGMRRRGSREVITEQRCTQPVPELLDGLAPATGGAEVVAVWDSEGQRHVVETRSAARGRRTEKIIRVLEGPGEVTERVGEHTFVFPPTAFWQAHAAAPEAYSGLVTEWLSDVEADVAWDLYGGVGLFVPAIAQATGEDTRIISVDYSEAADIEQPGVERVNARVEEAVAKLPDPEVVVLDPPRTGAGNDVITRVAHTAPQRVIHIGCDPATFVRDIRSWWESGYRIQRLELIDAFPGTHHFEVIAQLGR, encoded by the coding sequence ATGAGCACTGAGAGTCAGATTTTCACCGTCACCCGCATGGCTCACGGGGGTGAGGGCATTGCCACCGCCGAGGATGGCCGCGTCGTCTTCGTCGCTGGGGCCTATCCCGGCGATCAAGTGCGCGCGGAGCTGACGAAGGTGAAGAAACGCTTCGCCCGCGCCCGCACGCTGGAGGTGCTCGAGGCCGGCCGTTACCGCGGTGAGCAGACCTGCCCGACGGCCGCGCACGGCGCCGGGTGCTGTGATTTCGGTGATGTCGTCCCAGAGCTAGAAGCAGAACTCAAGGCTGAGGTCTTGACTGGGCAGTTGTCGCGCCTGCGTGGCATCGAGATTCCCGAACTCAGCGTCCGAGCACTCAAGCCACATCGGGGCTGGCGCACCCGCGTGCGCCTGGGCACTGATGCAAAAGGCCGCGTCGGTATGCGTCGCCGCGGCTCCCGGGAGGTCATCACGGAGCAGCGCTGCACCCAGCCGGTGCCGGAGCTTCTCGACGGCCTCGCCCCCGCCACCGGCGGCGCCGAGGTCGTGGCGGTGTGGGATTCGGAAGGCCAGCGTCATGTCGTCGAAACGCGCAGCGCCGCGCGGGGCCGCCGCACCGAGAAGATCATCCGAGTGCTGGAAGGACCCGGCGAGGTCACCGAGAGAGTCGGAGAGCACACCTTCGTCTTCCCGCCGACCGCATTCTGGCAGGCGCACGCCGCCGCGCCGGAGGCCTATTCCGGACTGGTCACCGAGTGGCTCAGCGATGTGGAGGCGGATGTCGCCTGGGATCTCTACGGCGGTGTCGGCCTGTTCGTCCCGGCGATTGCGCAGGCCACCGGGGAAGATACCCGGATCATCTCCGTCGACTACTCTGAGGCGGCCGATATCGAGCAGCCCGGCGTCGAACGCGTCAACGCTCGCGTAGAAGAGGCGGTGGCAAAGCTGCCGGATCCGGAGGTGGTCGTCCTCGACCCGCCGCGCACGGGCGCCGGCAACGACGTGATCACCCGCGTCGCGCATACCGCGCCCCAGCGCGTCATCCACATCGGCTGCGACCCGGCGACGTTCGTCCGGGACATTCGTTCCTGGTGGGAGAGCGGCTACCGCATCCAGCGCCTAGAGCTGATCGACGCCTTTCCCGGCACCCATCACTTCGAAGTCATCGCCCAGTTGGGCAGGTAG
- a CDS encoding RNA polymerase sigma factor, translated as MAATESSDQANVEPTDDSSTPAKKTAKKTAKKTAKKTARKAAKKTTRKAAKKTAKKTAKKTASKVAHTAPEEKPLEEELVVSEDADFDEDLADEDPEHDDLEAADLDEDDLEDDDLDEDEDDEEDDTGVSVWDEDESAALRQARKDAQLTASADSVRAYLKQIGKVALLNAEEEVSLAKRIEAGLYAQHRLDEMEKALKAGDKNAKLSPAFKRDLRTVARDGRKAKNHLLEANLRLVVSLAKRYTGRGMAFLDLIQEGNLGLIRAVEKFDYSKGYKFSTYATWWIRQAITRAMADQARTIRIPVHMVEVINKLGRIQRELLQDLGREPTPQELAKEMDITEEKVLEIQQYAREPISLDQTIGDEGDSQLGDFIEDSEAVIAVDAVSFTLLQDQMQDVLQTLSEREAGVVRLRFGLTDGMPRTLDEIGQVYGVTRERIRQIESKTMSKLRHPSRSQVLRDYLD; from the coding sequence GTGGCAGCCACCGAATCTTCTGATCAGGCGAACGTGGAACCGACCGACGATTCCTCAACCCCTGCGAAAAAGACCGCGAAAAAGACGGCCAAGAAGACGGCTAAGAAAACCGCCCGCAAGGCCGCGAAGAAGACGACGCGGAAGGCAGCGAAGAAGACGGCTAAAAAGACCGCCAAGAAGACCGCCTCTAAGGTCGCTCACACTGCCCCCGAGGAAAAGCCCCTCGAAGAAGAGCTCGTCGTCAGCGAAGACGCGGATTTCGACGAGGACCTCGCCGATGAGGATCCCGAGCACGACGACCTCGAAGCCGCTGACCTCGACGAGGACGATCTCGAGGACGACGATCTCGACGAGGATGAGGACGACGAGGAGGACGACACTGGCGTCTCCGTCTGGGACGAGGACGAGTCCGCCGCCCTGCGGCAGGCCCGCAAGGACGCGCAGCTGACCGCTTCGGCCGACTCCGTGCGCGCCTACCTCAAGCAGATCGGCAAGGTCGCGCTCCTCAACGCGGAGGAAGAGGTCTCTCTGGCCAAGCGCATCGAGGCCGGCCTGTACGCACAACACCGCCTCGACGAGATGGAGAAGGCTTTAAAGGCCGGCGACAAGAACGCCAAGCTCTCCCCCGCCTTCAAGCGTGACCTGCGCACCGTCGCCCGCGACGGGCGGAAGGCGAAGAACCACCTGCTGGAGGCGAACTTGCGTCTCGTGGTCTCGCTGGCCAAGCGCTACACCGGCCGCGGCATGGCGTTTCTGGATCTCATCCAGGAGGGCAACCTCGGTTTGATCCGCGCCGTGGAGAAGTTCGACTACTCCAAGGGTTACAAGTTCTCCACCTACGCCACCTGGTGGATCCGCCAGGCGATCACCCGCGCCATGGCCGATCAGGCCCGCACCATCCGCATCCCGGTGCACATGGTCGAGGTCATCAACAAGCTGGGTCGCATCCAGCGCGAGCTGCTGCAGGATCTAGGCCGCGAGCCGACCCCGCAGGAGCTGGCCAAGGAGATGGACATCACCGAGGAGAAGGTCCTCGAGATCCAGCAGTACGCCCGCGAGCCGATCTCTTTGGATCAGACCATCGGCGACGAGGGCGACAGCCAGCTCGGCGACTTCATCGAGGACTCCGAGGCCGTCATCGCCGTCGACGCGGTGAGCTTCACCCTCCTGCAGGATCAGATGCAGGACGTATTGCAAACGCTCTCGGAGCGCGAGGCCGGCGTGGTCCGCCTGCGCTTCGGCCTGACCGACGGCATGCCGCGCACTTTAGACGAGATCGGCCAGGTCTACGGGGTCACCCGGGAGCGCATCCGCCAGATCGAGTCGAAGACGATGTCGAAGCTGCGCCACCCGTCGCGCTCGCAGGTGCTGCGCGACTACCTCGACTAA
- the ppgK gene encoding polyphosphate--glucose phosphotransferase: MDADAATKALGIDVGGSGIKGAIVDLKTGEFFTDRHKIATPHASTPDAVATVITAIVEHFEWEGPVGITLPAVVRDEIVTTAANIDKSWIGTNVATLFARHLPEREVSVLNDADAAGLAEVEFGHPKAGEGAVVFLTFGTGIGSALLIDGSLFPNTEFGHLLIDGREAEHFASSAVRDRENLGYAEWATRVDKVLAEYERLLNPTSFIVGGGISRNHEQWVPLLRTSVPVLPAKLRNRAGIVGAAMAVAKHLHP, from the coding sequence ATGGACGCGGATGCAGCTACCAAGGCCTTGGGCATCGACGTCGGCGGCTCCGGCATCAAGGGCGCCATCGTCGATCTGAAAACCGGCGAGTTTTTCACCGACCGGCACAAGATCGCCACCCCGCACGCCTCGACACCGGATGCGGTGGCCACCGTAATCACCGCCATCGTCGAGCACTTCGAGTGGGAAGGACCCGTCGGTATCACCTTGCCGGCGGTGGTGCGCGATGAGATCGTGACCACCGCCGCCAACATCGATAAGAGCTGGATCGGCACCAACGTCGCCACTCTGTTTGCCCGGCACCTGCCGGAGCGCGAGGTCAGCGTGCTCAACGACGCCGACGCCGCCGGGCTCGCCGAGGTCGAGTTCGGCCACCCCAAGGCCGGCGAGGGCGCCGTCGTGTTCCTCACCTTCGGCACCGGCATCGGCTCCGCGCTGCTTATCGACGGTAGCCTCTTCCCCAACACCGAGTTCGGGCATTTGCTGATCGACGGCCGCGAGGCCGAGCACTTCGCCTCCTCCGCGGTGCGCGACCGGGAGAACCTCGGCTACGCCGAGTGGGCCACGCGCGTCGATAAGGTGCTCGCGGAGTATGAGCGCCTGCTCAATCCCACCAGCTTCATCGTCGGCGGCGGGATCTCCCGCAACCACGAACAGTGGGTGCCGCTTTTGCGCACGTCCGTTCCGGTTTTGCCGGCCAAACTGCGCAACCGGGCGGGTATAGTGGGGGCGGCTATGGCCGTCGCCAAGCACTTGCACCCTTAG
- a CDS encoding DEAD/DEAH box helicase codes for MRAVELPKLRTWQQEALEKFLSRRPKDFMAVATPGAGKTTLALTLAATLLRDRSVERVIVVVPTEHLKVQWSASAARLGISLDPEFTNSSAVNPSYDGVAVTYAQVGMHPFKHHAIASSRRTLVILDEIHHAGDAKSWGDGVREAYNDVNFRLALTGTPFRSDDAAIPFVRYEEDGEGHLVSRSDYTYGYSEALNDGVVRPVVFLAYSGEARWRDSAGEEYEARLGEPLNAAQTARAWRTALDPKGEWIPSVLRAAHTRLRQVRNNMPDAGGLVIASDTKTARAYAKMLEELTDTPVALILSDEPGSSERIEEFSQSTDEWMVAVRMVSEGVDVPRLAVGVYATSASTALFFAQAIGRFVRSRLPGETASVFVPSVPVLLGLAENLEKQRDHVLGKPDRPSDGLDDDLLADANREKNEPDASSTYESIGAEAELDSLIYDGSTYGTGTLAGSAEEQDYLGLPGLLDADQVRALLRKRQEEQLDARDEQERARREAQVREAKRREIEGTRAPQPKKAAAEETASEEVPRLRKELNTIVSIVAGRSGRPHGAIHTEARKACGGPPTALCSAQQLRDRIAYLREW; via the coding sequence GTGAGGGCAGTAGAGCTACCGAAGCTCCGTACCTGGCAGCAGGAGGCGCTGGAGAAGTTTCTTTCGCGCCGGCCGAAGGACTTCATGGCCGTCGCGACCCCGGGGGCCGGCAAGACCACCTTAGCGCTGACGCTCGCGGCCACGCTGCTGCGCGACCGCAGCGTCGAGCGCGTCATCGTGGTTGTGCCCACCGAGCACCTGAAGGTGCAGTGGTCGGCCTCCGCGGCGCGCCTCGGCATCTCTTTGGACCCGGAGTTCACGAACTCCTCGGCGGTCAACCCGTCCTATGACGGCGTGGCGGTCACCTATGCCCAGGTCGGCATGCACCCGTTTAAGCACCACGCGATCGCGTCCTCGCGGCGCACCCTGGTGATTCTCGACGAGATCCACCACGCCGGCGACGCTAAGAGCTGGGGCGACGGCGTGCGCGAGGCCTATAACGACGTCAACTTCCGCCTCGCGCTCACCGGTACGCCTTTTCGTTCCGACGATGCCGCCATCCCCTTCGTCCGCTACGAAGAAGACGGCGAGGGCCACCTGGTCTCGCGCTCCGATTACACCTACGGCTACTCGGAGGCGCTCAACGATGGCGTGGTGCGCCCCGTGGTCTTCCTTGCGTACTCCGGTGAGGCCCGGTGGCGTGACAGTGCGGGCGAGGAGTACGAGGCCCGCCTCGGCGAGCCGCTCAACGCGGCGCAGACCGCCCGCGCCTGGCGCACCGCGCTGGATCCAAAGGGGGAGTGGATCCCCTCGGTGCTGCGCGCGGCGCACACGCGGCTGCGCCAGGTGCGCAACAACATGCCGGACGCCGGCGGGCTCGTGATCGCCAGCGACACCAAGACCGCCCGCGCGTACGCGAAGATGCTGGAAGAGCTCACCGACACCCCGGTGGCGCTCATTCTTTCCGACGAGCCCGGCTCCTCCGAACGCATCGAGGAGTTCTCGCAGTCCACCGACGAGTGGATGGTCGCGGTGCGCATGGTCTCCGAGGGTGTCGATGTCCCGCGGCTCGCCGTCGGCGTCTACGCCACCTCGGCCTCCACGGCGCTGTTCTTCGCCCAGGCGATCGGCCGCTTCGTGCGCTCGCGCCTGCCCGGCGAGACCGCCAGCGTCTTCGTGCCCTCTGTGCCTGTGCTGCTGGGGCTGGCCGAAAACCTGGAGAAGCAGCGCGATCACGTGCTCGGCAAGCCGGATCGCCCCTCGGATGGTCTCGACGACGACCTGCTCGCCGACGCCAACCGCGAGAAGAACGAGCCGGACGCCTCTTCCACCTACGAATCCATCGGCGCCGAAGCCGAGCTCGACTCCTTGATCTACGACGGCTCCACCTACGGCACCGGCACCCTGGCCGGCAGTGCCGAGGAGCAGGACTACCTCGGTCTGCCCGGGCTTCTCGACGCCGACCAGGTCCGCGCCCTTTTGCGCAAACGCCAAGAAGAGCAGCTCGATGCGCGCGATGAGCAGGAGCGGGCTCGTCGAGAAGCTCAGGTGCGGGAGGCCAAGCGCCGCGAGATCGAAGGAACCCGCGCCCCGCAGCCGAAGAAGGCAGCAGCGGAAGAAACCGCCAGCGAGGAGGTCCCGCGTTTGCGCAAGGAACTCAACACCATCGTCTCGATCGTCGCGGGCCGCAGCGGGCGCCCGCACGGCGCCATCCACACCGAGGCCCGCAAGGCCTGCGGGGGACCGCCGACCGCGTTGTGCTCGGCGCAGCAACTGCGCGACCGCATCGCATATCTGCGAGAATGGTGA
- a CDS encoding DUF3093 domain-containing protein — protein MSAKATETTVLYQERQWVPLYWWVLAAGLVALMTAQIALNRSIWWMIIPGIALSALAIWVLLWWSSTVIRIEQDADGSRWLTVGQASLPADVVSRSLAVPESAKRNAMGRQLDPAAFVVSHGWVPRMVMLVLDDPADPTPYWLLSARDPEKILRAFVPEQADEALVHMPRR, from the coding sequence GTGAGTGCTAAGGCGACGGAAACGACGGTCCTCTATCAGGAGCGCCAGTGGGTGCCCCTGTACTGGTGGGTGCTCGCCGCCGGCCTGGTGGCGTTGATGACGGCGCAGATCGCCCTCAACCGCTCCATCTGGTGGATGATTATCCCCGGCATCGCGCTCAGCGCCCTGGCGATCTGGGTGCTGTTGTGGTGGTCGTCGACCGTCATCCGGATCGAACAGGACGCTGACGGTTCCCGCTGGCTCACCGTCGGCCAGGCCAGCTTGCCGGCGGACGTGGTTTCCCGCTCGCTGGCGGTGCCGGAATCCGCGAAGCGCAACGCGATGGGCCGCCAGCTCGACCCGGCGGCGTTCGTGGTCTCCCACGGCTGGGTGCCGCGGATGGTCATGCTCGTCCTCGATGACCCGGCCGACCCCACGCCCTACTGGCTGCTGTCGGCCCGGGATCCGGAGAAGATCCTCCGGGCGTTTGTGCCGGAGCAGGCCGACGAGGCCCTGGTGCACATGCCCCGGCGCTAG
- a CDS encoding DUF4193 domain-containing protein gives MAADYDAPRRRAEDEIETDSLEGLKAAESENSGVDEDGEITESFDPPSVDLTGEELNVTVVPRQEDEFTCSSCFLVQKRNRKSHEENGAPICLDCA, from the coding sequence ATGGCCGCCGATTATGACGCACCCCGCCGCCGCGCGGAGGACGAAATTGAAACCGACTCCCTCGAGGGCCTGAAGGCCGCGGAATCGGAAAACTCCGGAGTCGACGAAGACGGCGAGATTACGGAATCCTTCGACCCGCCGAGCGTCGACCTCACCGGCGAGGAGCTCAACGTCACTGTGGTGCCCCGCCAGGAGGATGAATTCACGTGCTCGAGCTGCTTTTTGGTGCAGAAGCGTAACCGTAAGTCCCACGAGGAAAACGGTGCGCCGATCTGCCTGGACTGCGCTTAA
- the dut gene encoding dUTP diphosphatase, with amino-acid sequence MSNETVRIKRLDPDLPLPARAHRGDAGADLYCTEDFRLAPFERRLVGTGIALELPLGTVGLVHPRSGLAAKQGLSIVNAPGTIDADYRGEIKVCLINLDPESPIECERGTRIAQLVIQRVELVEFEEVAELSETVRGERGYGSSGTTGSLQ; translated from the coding sequence ATGAGCAACGAGACCGTGCGCATCAAAAGACTCGATCCTGACCTGCCGCTGCCGGCCCGCGCCCACCGCGGGGATGCCGGGGCGGATCTGTACTGTACGGAGGATTTCCGGCTCGCCCCCTTCGAGCGCCGGTTGGTAGGCACCGGCATCGCCCTCGAGCTGCCCTTGGGCACCGTGGGCCTGGTGCATCCGCGCTCGGGGCTGGCCGCGAAGCAGGGCTTGAGCATCGTCAACGCCCCCGGCACCATCGACGCTGACTACCGCGGCGAGATCAAGGTATGTCTGATTAACCTGGACCCGGAAAGCCCCATTGAGTGCGAGCGCGGCACCCGCATCGCCCAGCTGGTGATCCAGCGGGTCGAACTCGTCGAGTTCGAGGAGGTCGCAGAACTGAGTGAGACCGTCCGCGGCGAGCGCGGTTACGGCTCGTCGGGGACGACGGGTTCGTTACAGTAG
- a CDS encoding inositol monophosphatase family protein has product MESLRDIAIELVTDTAELIRDRRAELGDLRDYTMTKSSAVDPVTVVDTAAEEFLAERIAQARPEDGLIGEEGTQQASASGISWVVDPIDGTVNFIYGIPHYAVSVAAALDGEPVAGAVINVATGELWAAAKDAGATVTRDDKTHPLRVNEVDELGRALVATGFGYTASRRAEQARIIAGLLPSIRDIRRLGSAAIDLCHLAEGRVDAYFEHGLNCWDFAAGVVIAREAGAVVEHPPLSVSGEEGNVIVAGAHGVQEQLSDQLKQVGGYAPVGR; this is encoded by the coding sequence ATGGAAAGTTTGCGCGACATCGCCATCGAACTGGTCACCGACACCGCCGAACTCATCCGGGATCGCCGAGCAGAACTCGGCGATCTCCGCGACTACACCATGACGAAATCGAGTGCGGTCGATCCCGTCACGGTCGTCGATACCGCCGCCGAGGAGTTCCTCGCCGAGCGGATCGCTCAAGCGCGCCCCGAGGACGGCCTCATCGGCGAGGAGGGCACGCAGCAGGCCTCCGCCAGCGGGATCAGCTGGGTGGTCGATCCTATCGACGGCACTGTCAACTTCATCTACGGCATCCCGCACTACGCCGTCTCCGTCGCCGCGGCGCTCGACGGTGAGCCGGTCGCCGGCGCCGTCATCAACGTCGCCACCGGCGAGCTGTGGGCGGCGGCGAAAGACGCCGGGGCGACGGTCACCCGCGACGATAAGACCCACCCGCTGCGGGTGAACGAGGTCGATGAGCTCGGCCGCGCACTGGTGGCCACCGGCTTCGGCTACACCGCCTCCAGGCGCGCGGAGCAGGCCCGGATCATCGCGGGGCTTTTGCCCTCGATCCGCGACATCCGCCGCTTGGGTTCGGCGGCGATCGACCTCTGCCACCTCGCCGAAGGGCGCGTCGATGCCTACTTCGAGCACGGTCTGAATTGTTGGGATTTCGCGGCCGGTGTGGTGATCGCCCGGGAGGCGGGCGCGGTGGTTGAGCACCCGCCCTTAAGCGTGAGCGGTGAGGAGGGCAACGTGATCGTCGCGGGTGCCCACGGCGTTCAGGAACAGCTTTCTGACCAGCTCAAACAGGTAGGTGGTTACGCGCCGGTGGGGCGGTAA
- a CDS encoding DUF3710 domain-containing protein: MWPFAKKKDKDKDKDAHAEPEVQSEAQPEPQPEADAALQSTPDTGPFDGDSVDIEEFDFSDFSTGILNLGSMKIPLPKESQVQVEMGEKGPRMLHIVTRLGRITPVAFAAPTHGGQWEEASQKIHDGMQRDGLDDVRFLDGPWGREVYATKGANAMRVIGVDGPRWMLRLTLAAPQAKADELAEIARGVAARTFVYRGDAPVLAGNSLPVALPAPLVEQVQKAMKKREEQARLQRENDTAQAKRHDDQALNDAAQALRNLGNQKD, encoded by the coding sequence CTGTGGCCGTTCGCTAAGAAGAAGGACAAGGACAAGGATAAAGACGCGCACGCGGAACCGGAGGTTCAGTCGGAGGCCCAGCCCGAACCGCAGCCGGAGGCGGACGCGGCGTTGCAAAGCACTCCGGATACCGGCCCCTTCGACGGCGACAGCGTCGACATCGAAGAGTTCGACTTCTCTGATTTCTCCACCGGCATCTTGAACCTGGGCTCGATGAAGATCCCGCTGCCGAAGGAGAGCCAGGTGCAGGTCGAGATGGGGGAGAAGGGCCCGCGGATGCTGCACATCGTCACCCGCCTCGGCCGTATTACCCCGGTGGCGTTTGCCGCCCCGACCCACGGCGGCCAGTGGGAGGAAGCCTCCCAGAAGATCCACGACGGCATGCAGCGCGACGGCTTAGACGACGTACGCTTCCTCGACGGCCCCTGGGGCCGGGAGGTCTACGCCACCAAGGGAGCCAACGCGATGCGCGTCATCGGCGTCGATGGCCCGCGCTGGATGCTGCGCCTGACCCTGGCCGCCCCGCAAGCCAAGGCCGACGAGCTCGCCGAGATCGCCCGCGGCGTGGCGGCGCGCACCTTCGTCTACCGCGGTGACGCGCCGGTGCTCGCCGGTAACTCCCTGCCGGTCGCCCTGCCCGCCCCGCTCGTCGAGCAGGTGCAGAAGGCTATGAAGAAGCGCGAGGAGCAGGCCCGGCTGCAGCGCGAGAACGACACCGCCCAGGCCAAGCGTCACGACGACCAGGCGCTCAACGACGCCGCGCAGGCCCTGCGCAACCTCGGTAACCAGAAAGACTAA